The DNA segment CCAGACCAGATCGGGCTTGCCATCGCCATTGAAGTCGCTACTTCCAACCACGCTCCAACCAGGAACGCCGATCGACGTCAGCCAGTTCTCCCCTAGGACCACATTCCCTCCCGCGCCGCCCAGGTACCACACGGACACTTGCCGCGTCGCATCGTTTTGCCAGACCAGATCGGGCTTGCCATCGCCATTGAAGTC comes from the Candidatus Methylomirabilota bacterium genome and includes:
- a CDS encoding VCBS repeat-containing protein; the protein is DFNGDGKPDLVWQNDATRQVSVWYLGGAGGNVVLGENWLTSIGVPGWSVVGSSDFNGDGKPDLVWQNDATRQVGVWYMGGAGGNVVLGSNWLTSIGVPGWRATAR